The Pocillopora verrucosa isolate sample1 chromosome 9, ASM3666991v2, whole genome shotgun sequence genome includes the window attttgacCTTTATCTAACATTTTTCTACAAGTTTGGAGAGGTTACTTAATCGTTTGAGGCTTCATGAGAAGTGACAAGTTATATAAAGTAAGTACAGGAACTTTCTTCTTTCTAACACACCTGTCGCATTTTCTACCCCCATATCCTGGTGGGCATGCATCGCAGGTTGGTTCATTATCCTCTGCCATGAAACACGTGGGACTAAACCtggaaaataattcaaatgtAATGAAAACGTTCAAAGAATGAAGATACAATGCATTGCAATTTAACGTATTCTAAACTGCTGGCAAAGTTCGcgtaaaatagaaaaataatgCACGGcttctaaaaatattttcaatgttttagaCTACAATACTATTTGTTTGACTCGTTAGGACAAACCTGGTTCGAGTTATGAAGGGTTGATTTATGAAAGACATGACCGGAAGGGAAAAGTAAACAGCTCATAGTTAGCGTAATGTTCGAGTTATTGAATGTTTCGAGTTACGGTGGATTTTTCAGTAATTGTAAGCCGGAAGTCCAGGAGAAGTCGATGTTGTTTCAATTCAGTTCAGGGCACAAGTTTTCGAGGGTTCGAGTGTCATGAGAAGTTTGGTTAATTTCGCCCTTCTTACCTGTTTGGTGACGACGTCATTGGGCAAGGACAAGGCTTACAATCTGATGGTTGGCCAATTGTTGCGTTTCCATAGAAACCAGTCACACACTTATGACAGCGAAACCCTTCCGTATTGTACTGGCAATTCTGTTAGAGTAAACGTCAAGAAATATAATATGTCCAGTCACTGGGTAATAAGCAACACGTTACGTCGGACTGGCTCACCTTGCATTCTCCTGTTTCAGGATCACAGTAGTCATCAAGTGAGTGCCCGTTACAATCACACTTCATGCACTTGCCAAGGTGTGGACCAACACGTGATCGATAGTAACCTGCTTTACACGACTGGTGAACGTAAGAAAGAACAGTTTTCATTGAATACATAGTTATCAGTGATGAAACggttgaaaaaaacaaaagaaatatgcCATTTgtgagaactcagagtaaatATCAAGGATTGTGTGACCAGTTTTCACGGAGGGACGGAAATAAAGTGAGTCGAACCTACCTCACAGGATAAACCTTGGTACTCTGCTGGACATACACATTGTTCAACCGAGCTAACACGAGGCTTATTAGTGACGGCATTAGTTGTGGTGTCCATGGAAACTTCACGAAGGCTACAAAACATTAACAATCAAAGAAAGGAGTGAGgatataaaattgaaattaggTTGTGGACTTGATTTCTGTCCATAAGAATTTTACAGGTGGCTCTTTCAAAGGATGGGAAATCAGAAATCGTTAGGGACGCTCGTGTCAATATGAACAAACTATTTTGTAGATTACGGTTCATACTACCATCCAATATTTCTAAAATTATGAATCAAAGATATAACCATTTATaaaatggaaatgttttttgaaaGAATAGCTCATAAAAAACCTTTACTATTTACAGAAACGCAACTTGAACTTTCTTAAGCCTAGTTGTTAATTTTTCACTTGTTAACGAGGCTTGCAAGGGTAATTATCGTGAATACAAACGAATAACTAAAAAATGGCAAACATTTTGTTCATCATACGTTGTCTGAAGCATCTGAGTATTATAAGAAGCTCTGATCAAAAGTGCCTCAATATGGTGCAAAGCCTTCATAAGTTGGTTTCGTGATATCTCTCTATTGGTATTGTCAATCCAGGAATTCTGAAAGAGTGAGATTTAATTTCAacgataattttctttaatttcatatCGAGTAAATTAGAAAGAAATTCAGGAGAGAATGAAGGGATTGAGCCTCAAACCTCTTCAAATATAACTTGGTAACCTCCTGCCCGATCGTTTCCGGTAGGACTACGTTTGTAGTGATGAAGTGTTATGTCTCTTccctaaataaaaataataacaataatagataataatgataataatagatAATAATAAAGCTTTATTCACAGCTTAGTCAAAATATTCACAGATGAatatagaaggaaaaaaaatcgtgcTTTATGTACAAAAATGTATCTTAACTCAGAAAAACTTGCATAGCTAAGGCAAAATAAGACTCCATtggtaaaattatcaaaataatccGCGCGAATCCCCAGAAAGGTGCTTGGTGTATGAACAGAATGATTGACTTGAGTGACTGATGCCTTAGGTGCATGGTTTGCGCCCGGCTGATGCACAAAAAGAATACCAGCAAAGACTGTGATAGAAGagatggtaataataataataataataataataataataataataactataataataataatgataataataacaataatgataacaatgaaaaaataataccGAATTTCATCATTTTGCCTGGGAGGCTATGACTTCTTGAATAGATAAATCACTCTATAATACTTATTGCTGTTACTCACAATTAAGATGATATCTGGCGCGTATAGTGTTTCTCCATCAGAACTTGCCTCGTGTGAGACAACAAAGCTAAAATAACCACCGTATGACGTCAGCTGTAAACAAAAATGTGAggtaatttaaaagtttgtctACATCTAGTAACTCTATGCGACACAACTCCCCTTAAAAAGTCTTTCAAAACTCACCTTATTCCCTGTATATTCTTGGGGCAGCTTCCAGTATAAAATCTCTTCCTGAACGTCGTCCTCCACAAACGACTGAAAAGTCAGTTCCTTTGTTAGGGGATTAACAAAGAGATCTGAAGAGTTTACTGGGGAACTGTCAGATGTGACAAGAGTAAAATTCTTCTGATCATCCACCGAGAAGGTAGAACGTAtctgaaaaaagcaaaaggaCGTGTATCGCTCTGTATTTCTAATGCAGTGTTTCCGTGCAGTTgcgttttaaatgttttaaacgAACCAGATACTATAACAATACAGTAGTAGCAGCTTGTAATGAACAGTCATATAAGAATATCCACAAGCTAAAAAGTGTATTCTTTGGTTAATTTCAGCAGATGTTCCTTATTTTAATGGTAGGAACTCTTACATAATGCGTGCATTTCTCAGATGTATTAATACATGTAAAATCTCTTAACTTGACTGTTACTGTAGCTTGAAGGAGTCCTAAAACTATTCTTCTAAAAATTCAACTACAGCTTCAACACTCAAACCTACTCTTGGCTTTCAATActcttattttcaattttgtctaCAACTACTCTGTAACAATGAACGCATTAGTTGCTAACCTGAGTTTTATTTAGCATAGCACTTTGGCAGCTGTCAGAAATTCCATTGCAAAAACATGGTGTACAGCCATCGAGATTATCCTCTTGCAAATTGAAAGATCCTGGTTTACAAGTGTCGCAGGTATCACCTCGGACGTTAAGCTGCAAAGGTAAACGACATAAAAGGATAGCTTTCATTAAAACGTTACAAATGAGGAGAAAGCTCGCATTTTCTGAagttatattttacaaaaagaagCGTCGACGCAGGTAAGgattttctgtattttctaTCGGCCTAAGTACAGTACTTGGAAGACTCAACTAGTTTTTGAACTTTCTATTTACCGCAAACGGGTGGAAAACCTTTAAGAAACTCAGAAATGCCACGCTGCTAAGGATACAACATTTCAAAGCTATATTCGGGATTGGTAAGGGATGCAGAGAATAATAACTACGCATATTTTATTAGCCCTAAGGGGTATTAttatacataatttttttggaacTTTCAACAAGATGCCAACCTATAATATAGACAGAAAAATGTGACGAAATTCCGTTTTTACCTTGCACAGACATTTCCGAGCGTCAGAATCAGTGTCTAAACTGCCGCGAGTGTCACACTCTGTTGGTGCTACACGAAGAAGCAGCGGAATAGGATGAAATGGTCATAGTTCGTAACTGAACTGATcatgaaaattaacaaatttgCAGGTTGGGCACCAGCAGAGAAAGACGagaaaagtgagaaaaaagagtagaaaattcgaaaaaaaaagaaacaacaacaacaaaacacttTGAATATGAGCAGGTCGAATAGAATAAAAGCTACCTCGACGAATTGCATTGTCTGCTGAAGAACCACTTTATGGATAAAAACTATGCTTATAATATCTTTGTTCCCGtttattcaaaacaaacttatggTGCTAAAGAACAGACAAACTTTGGCGTTACCTGCTAGTTCACATTTGGAATAATGTATCATGGGATCTCCTGTGTAGTTTATTGCACATCTGTAGGTAGGCACAAAGAACGCGGATTTAACTGCAGCTTCTCAAGTTTCATGTAAAGTATGAAAGACACAAGAGGGGCAATGTGTTGTGCAAAACACTGTTCAAACGCATAAGACTAGCTATACAATTGCATGAATTTTGAAGCGCATGACCAGTTACACAAATGGCGTTCCTCACATGCTGCTTAAGTTGTGAGTTCCCAAAGGCACCGCTGAACATAACACACTTACAACTCGCAATTTCGTCCAGAATATCCTACAGGGCATGCGTCACAGGTTGGAAGATCGTCACTGTCTAAGAAACAAGTTGGACTAAACCTGGAAACAGATATCAGAAAATATAAACGAAACATTAGCTACACTATACTGTGGCCATATGCTGGTGAAAGATAATCATCTGGTATTTCTAAAATGGAAACAACTACATCACGACGAAGATATAGACCAAATCATCACCAGGCTATTTCATTAAAAAGGCACGAGCTGTGGAAAAGTTCCATTAAAATAGTCGAAATTTGCTGCTTATCTCATGTTGCTGCATAACATAGAGGatataagaaaaattaagataaaGAATAGAGGCGTACTGGTTTGGAGATATAGTCAGCGGACACGGGCACGACTTGCAGTCAGCGGGAGTTCCTCTCAAGGCGTTTCCAAAGTAACCCAGCCGACACCTGTCACAGAGCGAACCTTCGGTGTTATAACGGCAGTCCTAAATAAAAGATTTGGCGGTGAGGTCATAAAGAAACGAAGGGACAATCAGGGAATACATAGCAGCATCCAATCAGCTATGACCGTCGATTGATAAAGGTTGATAAAAACTTATTCTCGTCAAGCTCTGCGTGCTCTTGGCGTTTCCTGATAATGTCTATAACGCAAAAACCACACTTCGCATAGCCAAAATACATTTAAAGTATCAAGCATATATTACAGTAAGAGGAAAACTGTAATATATTTCTTTGAGAGGAAACGAAAAACTCACAAAGCAAGTGCCATTTTCCTGGTCACAAACATCTGAATGTCCATTACACGCACACTTTTTACAACTGAGTCCATCACTAGTTCGCGTGTAGCCTGGGGAACAGTACTAtcaaaagaaaccaaagaaaacatGAGAAGGATTTAGAGAAATGATTTTGGCAAAGTCAACTGGTCTGAAACCAACCTATCACATACTCCCCTCCGAAAAAAGCACCCGTCTAAATTCAAGTTTGCTATGAGCCCCTTCCGTAAAATGATATCGCTTCTAAAATAGCGATACCATTGTGTAATTAAAAGTTACTAGGTATGACGTACGGTTTCAGGACATAACTTTCTTGTAACTGAACGTCTATATCATCGTAGGTTTACCACGAAAAAAGTACATACTATGTACCAAGAACTCGGTAGAAAAATAATGTATCGTATTTTGTCCCTAGGTGCGTTTTCAACAAGCATCCCTTTCTCTCCCTAGTGAGGCGTCCAGTCGAATGAGCCTCACTTCTGGATACCTTTGAAATTATCAAACAACTCTGAATATTTATCACAGTTTCTATGTTAGAATGGTagatgaaaagagaaaagagttCAAAACTTTGCAACGTATCAcacattttgtctttttaagaaaaacaaatagttGCAATCATTGTTGAAAGGAACTTATAAAAAAATGGTTACGCTGGCCACACAAGGTGATCCATTTCCCTACATTTAAGTCAATGCAGCATCAAAACAATGTAAGGTGATGATTTGTTTTAATATTGATACCTTGCTTCGTAGATAAAATGAACACTGAATTGATAACTTACTTCACAGGACAGTCCGTCGTATCCTTTTGAGCATTCGCATTTTTCCACCAACAAGGCTTTGCCATAGCCTGCGTCTTCTTGAGATGCCACGTCGAGAGAGACATCTTTAATGCTTACCAAACAGTAAAAGACGTCAGTGTAAATCTCttaaatggaaaatgtttctttcagtAGTCACAAAGAAGTAATCACGTACCTAACTGATTCGACTAAACTGTAGTGTCGATCGCCATAAGAGGCTCTTATGAATATTCCCTGAACATCTGACAACACCCTCATGAAACTATCCCTGGAGACTGGCACTCCATCAGTTGAAATCCATCCCTCCTAAGAAAGATGAGGAATAAACAATCAATCAATAATCCGTGTGGCATTTGAAAATATGCTCAAATGTTTCTCGCACAATGACTCACTAGACTATTGAAATGGaggtaaaaaggtaaaaaggtaAGGTACATAAATCCTCtaacttaaatatttttgttcatacCTCAATAAGCTTGATCTCAACAGCAGCTTGGTAATTCCCAGAGCCTGATTGGACTCCATGATAGAGAATTACGCTGCCATCTCTTCCCTATGAGCGAAATAATGGAAGGAAAATCATTCATATAATGTGTGCTAACCCTCTTTCCCTGTCTACCTTGCAAATCATTTAAAAGCAAACTTgaactttcagttttttcagTGAATATAAAAAATCATCAGTTAAGAAttacttttactttattctAAAGATGATATCTGCTCGGGTGGCCAAGCGTTAACGGATAATTGAAGTCACTTAAAACGATTTTCCAGAACCAGCTCTCTAGTACGAGAACACTGGATAAATCAGTTCTATATAATCCATACCATAATTCGCACTGCCTCTGTTCCTTTCCCAGCCGTAGTAGGCGGAGGGGCTGTGGGTTGAGTTACAGGGGTTGAGGGTGTTACATCTcctaaaaaattcaacaataaTGGTCAACGaatcgaaaatttcaaagatgTTAGGGAAGAGGAGATCTGCTTACGTGTCATGTACAGaacttattaaataaaaaatagccCAACGCATGGTGTTGATGGTGGCATTGTGAAGTTCTTTAGCAAAATTAGATAGGCCCTTTTGCCATCTACcctgaaacaaattttcttttcacaagtACGCGACACTAATTCTCTTTCGCTACCTTTCGTTACCTTCACAAATAGGAACATCGTCGAACACAGCTGAGGGTCCCAACTTCATTACACAAGCAATGGGAAGGACAATTCTTAGTGACGCACATGCTTTTTGCTGGATAAAAATTTCCACTGACTTTAAAAGTAATTGGGGGCTCTAAGTGATATAATTTCATAGAAAAGAATTTTTATCTCTGCACAGTCGCCTggcaactttaaaactaaaatccACCCGAagtgtttaaaagaaaagacgTGAACGGTACAGAGCCGGGATGTAATATGATACGCTCATGGTATTGAATGGTATGCGACTTTGtgagtaaataaataaacacaacCTTGTGTTTCTGTCTGCGACGTCGGTTCTTCTGTCGATGTCGTGGCAGACGATGTTGTTTGGGAAGTAGTCTTGGAAGTACCGTAGGCTGAAGAAGGCACAGATGTGGTGGTCTCATCATCCGTTCCGGTCGTTAACCTTGATTTTGTTAGAGCCATATCTGCTATTTTTGTCACTGTTGTTGAGGAAGCACCGGTTCTTCTGTAAGTGACGGGAGACGCAGCCGTGGTTGTTTTTTCGTAACCCGAGGTGGTCATTACCTTTTTCGCGTTAATTGCATCTGCAGTTGTTGTCTTCATTGTCTGAATACTTAGCGGTCTAGTTACCGTCGTGGTAATTCTAGGAGCACTGTGGCCAGAAGAAGGCACACTAGTGGTTGCTCTGCCTCCACCAAGTGGTGAACTTGCAAAAAACGTACCTGATACTGTTGTAAGGGTTTCTGTAGTCTGCTTGTCCGTTGTGTCGACTGTTATTACGTCGCCAATGGTAGCTGCCATCGTTTTGGTGTAAAATTCGTTTGCAACATTTGCTGACTTTCTCCAAATGGCTCTGTCAGTACTGTAGGATGTGGATGGCATGGTAGTGGTTCTTCCATCGGTAGCGCCGGTCTGATCAGTCAATACTTTTGTCGATGCATGAATTGTTTCAGGTATTGTTGATACAGTCGTCATGATTGTTGTGTCAGTACTGTGGCCTGAAGGAGGAAGGGTAGTGATCAATACATCTTCACCATCAACTGCTACTGTATACGGTGTGTTTGTTACCGTTCTCGAGGTAGTCCCATCAGTACTGTAGGCTGAGGGAGACACATCAGTGGTTGTTTCATCATCACCATCGACCGATATTGGACCTGTGGAAGAAGTACCAGATACTGTGGATACGGATTCTGAGGTTGGTTTCCCCGTTTCAtcgattgtttttttgttaCTAGTGGTAACTACCATCGTTTTCGAATAGACTGCATCTGAAATTGCAGTCGCCATCGTTCGAGTGACTCTGTTGGTACTGTGGAATGTGGCAGGTGCAGCAGTAGCCTTTTCATCCCTTCCATCAATCTGACCTGTCGAGGCTTTCGTTTTTGTGTAAAGCGTATTAGGTATCGTTGATTCAGTTACCACGGTAGTAGTTACAGTACTAAAGTCTGAAGGAGGAGGCTTACTGGTCGATCCATCTCCACTATTGACCATTACCACGTCTGAAGGTGACATATTTGGCTTCTTTGTTGTCGTTCTCGAGGTAAGCCCAACAGTACTGTGGGCTGTAGGATACAAGCCAGTGGTTGATCCATCTTCACCAGGAACCATTGTTGTGCTTGAGGCACTTGATTTGGTTGTTAAGGATTCTGAGGGTGGTCCTTTCTTTATGTAGGATGATGAGACTTCAGTCatgattttttcatttactcCATCAGTAGATGCACCTCTTTCTGTGAAAGATATACCTGGTACTGTTTTGGTGTATTCTGTGGCTATTTGGTTAGAACTGTATGTCGTAGGAGGTACGTTGGTGCTCATTCCTTCTACAGTACCAGTTATTACGGTTTCCGAGGTTGGAATGCTATTGCTATAGGCTGAAGAAGGAGAGGAAGAGGTTGTTTCATCTTGACCATCGACAGAAGTTGTATCTGTTCTTAGTGCTATAGTCATTTCTCTCTTGGCACTTGGCCTTTCACTACTAACAACTGATAGATCAATGGAAGTGGTTGCCTCATCTTTGCCAGCGGTAGATGAATCCGTCAGTTTGTACGAAGTACTTGGTACATGTACACTGGCAGTGGAAGTTCCATCTAGACTATCCGTTGATTTCTTCGTTGTTACGTGAAATACATCTGGTGGTCTTTCAGTACTGAAGGATAAAGGAGGCATCGTAGCACTTGTTTCAAATTGTACATTTGTGGATTCACTGGTTTTCATGGATGAAGGATCTGTTGTCGATGTCACGATTTTTGAGAACGGAACATCAGTTTTGTAGTCTGAAGACCTCGGGATGTAAGTGGTTTCATCTCCATCATCGACTGAGGTTGTTAATGTGTAAGCGGTGTCTGATACTCTCTCTGTTTGAGAAGTATCTGGTATTTGTGTGGTAGGCAGGTGTGTGATATGGGCGGTAGGAAGATCATTTTCACCGTCCGGTGATACTTTGGTAAAAGACGAATCTGTTACGGATGGCAAAGATTCCGAAGAAAGTTGTTCATTGCTGTAAGCCAAAGGAGATGTTTCAGTGGTGGTGGCATCTTCGTTATCATTCGTCTTGCTTGAAATTGTCCTAATTCCATGGGAAGTGGTTTTGACAGAAAATTGGGAAGAATATATAATACCAGTTGTTTCACTTTTGGTAATAGTTGATTCATCAGTAGTACTGTGAAACGTATTTGGTTTTGTATCGGTTCTCAAAGTAGAAACGTCAGTACCGTCGGGTGAAACAGATACGGTATTTGTCATTTCCTGTTTAGCACCACTCGATGTTATCATTGTCGTTTCAGACATTCTTGGAGGTACTGTAACGTATTCTGTAGTAGCCCCCTCAATGCTGATGTGATCCGTCTTGTGGAGAGCAGTTTTTGACATTTCTGTGAATGAATGATCAATAAGCTCCATGGTAGTGTAGGCTGAGGAAGGCACTGCCGCGGCACTAGTTGAATCCTCTTCTATTTCGGTGACTCGACTAGTGGAAGTGGAAAACGTTTCTGGTGGTCTCATCTCAGTAGCAGGATCCCTAGTGCTGTAGGTCGAATAAGGTAGGATGGTGGGTGGCCCATCTTGACCACTGTTTGGTGCATTAGGCTCGGAGGGATAAGTATTAGTATCTGGTAAATTGTCACTAGAGGATATCCTACTAGATGTCGTGTAAGCCTTGTCTGGTATTGTTGTCACCATTTCTAATGAAGGACTGTCACTGCTGTAGGTTGAGGATGCTGTTTTGGCTTTTTCCCTGCCTATTGACGCATTCGTTGTTGTGTCATACGTGTTTTGAGTCGTTGCGATTGCTTCCGAAATAGATTTCGGGATGCtcaaggatgaaaagaaaacagttggGGTTGCTTCTTTGCGACTTTCAGGCCAAGGATTCGATTTTGTGAGAGAGGGGTCTGGTGTTAATTTCGCAATTAATCGATCAGAAGTTTCTTGAGTGGTCTGAAATGGTAGAGTTTTCCCCTTCGTCAGTTGAGTTGCGGTAGTTACCGGCAGCTCTGACTTAGAAGGAACTGAACTAAAAACTCTCTTTGTTGTTCCTCCATCTTCCGAAGCAGTATTTAAGTTGGTGTCTCTGTCAACCTCTACAGTAGGTGTTGTTTCTacattttctgttatcaaaATGTTTCCTGTGTGTATGGTTGGTGTTGATGGACGTTGTGTTTGTGTTCGTTCGGTTGAGAATTTTATCGCTGCAGTTGAAGCTCCAGGGTTCTCTGTAACGTTTCTAGAGCCATCCGTACTAATAGTGTGTTTTGACGTTGCGTTAGTTTCGggtaaaataaaaggaatttcTTTAACTCTACTGCTTCTAGATGTAAACTGCGTCGAAATAGTAGACGACATATGTTCTGACATATCCAAAGAAGGGTCCTCTGTTCCAGAGGCGTCGGTGTCAACGTCAATGTTATTGTCGTCTACGTCACGGACATCACCAGTGGCATATTCTTCCATTAAGGACTTAATGGTAAGAATTTCTTCTGCACTTCTCACTTGTCTCGATGGAACATTTGCAGTATCCGTCGACGCATTACCACTGAGGTACTTGACAGCGTAACGTAGTTTTCCGCCATAACTTGTCAGCTTcgataaaaaaaagcaattcaAACCTTAATAAGGGTGTGTATCTTTACAGAGCCAGCTCTATTTAAATCTCTACAATCAACCATTGCTACCAATTTTCTCATTCGCTAGAGGCGACAccgaaaattttcatttttttcgtgAAATCTTGACTACAGCAAAGATACAGAATGAAAGAACACAATCCTGTAAGCAAGAAAATGTGCTAAGTCAACGCTGTGACATAAAAGACAATTCAAACTGTAATCATAAATGAATAttcgcagttcacatatattcACAATCATATAATCTTAAACTTACTTTGTTGCCCAAAAATTCTTTTGGCAAAGCCCAGAAATGCACTCCTCCCTTCGACGTACTATGGGCCGATAGCTCATTGTTTAAGCTATCAAGAGTATAGGTAATACCGGACACTTGAGATCCATCCACACCCACCAGTGGCACATTAGGTGGACGGTTATCGGTCGTTAATTTTAGAGTGATCTGGATAAAGACAAACATTACTAAAGGAAGGAAAGTATTTAATAAAATTCGTATCAGTGAGGCATATCACGATAAACACTTGCTTCCTCGCAACCAAATTCTTAAGTTAACACCAAGTTTTTTGACCTACCCTGTCGCGGTACACGTTTGCGCTGCTACAAT containing:
- the LOC136283480 gene encoding mucin-2-like; translated protein: MVCDKTGSCLWFPGGAVVYHQQIFRGCCPPELYLGFENSTSYSDHDNRVTSVDAPCSNYADIDLQQVQFRSVKLAKMTDAITIAVWVNLQTIQGIQPILVVRGQHGELRFEVAEGHVTWLHTAFRPPIATFALISNKPVVKTQLWTHIVALYDAHNNRAAVFVNGKEILQGPSAGGSLDLAWNEFHAIGRYRVNKVLEFKLRGLLDEFYIYFCALPNMVIQRFFRMCHIGGKCAPSRPGLDRVCDVGAFLCWNRRCIRQEWKCDGENDCGDWSDEIGCDGFCAPGEKFSVFQGRCTLCFCMGRSQNCSSANVYRDRITLKLTTDNRPPNVPLVGVDGSQVSGITYTLDSLNNELSAHSTSKGGVHFWALPKEFLGNKLTSYGGKLRYAVKYLSGNASTDTANVPSRQVRSAEEILTIKSLMEEYATGDVRDVDDNNIDVDTDASGTEDPSLDMSEHMSSTISTQFTSRSSRVKEIPFILPETNATSKHTISTDGSRNVTENPGASTAAIKFSTERTQTQRPSTPTIHTGNILITENVETTPTVEVDRDTNLNTASEDGGTTKRVFSSVPSKSELPVTTATQLTKGKTLPFQTTQETSDRLIAKLTPDPSLTKSNPWPESRKEATPTVFFSSLSIPKSISEAIATTQNTYDTTTNASIGREKAKTASSTYSSDSPSLEMVTTIPDKAYTTSSRISSSDNLPDTNTYPSEPNAPNSGQDGPPTILPYSTYSTRDPATEMRPPETFSTSTSRVTEIEEDSTSAAAVPSSAYTTMELIDHSFTEMSKTALHKTDHISIEGATTEYVTVPPRMSETTMITSSGAKQEMTNTVSVSPDGTDVSTLRTDTKPNTFHSTTDESTITKSETTGIIYSSQFSVKTTSHGIRTISSKTNDNEDATTTETSPLAYSNEQLSSESLPSVTDSSFTKVSPDGENDLPTAHITHLPTTQIPDTSQTERVSDTAYTLTTSVDDGDETTYIPRSSDYKTDVPFSKIVTSTTDPSSMKTSESTNVQFETSATMPPLSFSTERPPDVFHVTTKKSTDSLDGTSTASVHVPSTSYKLTDSSTAGKDEATTSIDLSVVSSERPSAKREMTIALRTDTTSVDGQDETTSSSPSSAYSNSIPTSETVITGTVEGMSTNVPPTTYSSNQIATEYTKTVPGISFTERGASTDGVNEKIMTEVSSSYIKKGPPSESLTTKSSASSTTMVPGEDGSTTGLYPTAHSTVGLTSRTTTKKPNMSPSDVTLVL